In the genome of Verrucomicrobia bacterium CG1_02_43_26, the window GGAAAGGTGCCGCAAACCTTTGAAGATTTGGAAGCCCTCCCCGCAGTGGGTCATAAAACAGCTTCGGTTGTCATGACACAGGCCTTCGGCAAACCTGCTTTTCCGGTAGACACTCACATCATTCGCCTGGCCAAGCGCTGGGGTCTATCCCAGGGTAAAACCCCCGAAAAAATTGAACAGGATCTCAAAAGGCAATTCCCTGAAGAATCCTGGCATGATCTACACCTCCAAATGATCTATTACGGGCGGGAGCACTGCACCGCCCGAGGGTGTGATGGTACAAAATGCGAAATATGCCGTTATTTAAAGGAGCATTTTGAATAAAATCTATTAATTGAGCAAAAAACCAACCCACCTTCAGTGAGTGCTGATGAGGTGGGTTGTTGTTGAAAACTCGATTTATTATTTACCGGAGAAAAGGCCCTATTCCCCTATCCATTTTAGAGGCGTAATTTTGATTTTCAAAACAAGTCTAGGTGTGGTGCCACCAGGTCCAAACCCCACCTCAACCTTTGCTGCTACCATAGGCACACGATTCCGGCCAATATCGGCATCAAGGGTTATAGGAAACTCCGTGACCGAGCTATGTCCATCCTTATATTCCAGTTGCCTATCTGTCAAAATACTCACGTATACGGTCTCGGGAAATTTCACTCCGGTTTTAAATGTTGTCAGAGGAAGAATTTGTACAACATGCACACCTTTTTTCTGATCATGAAACAACTTTTTGTTTTTTATCATTAAATCTGGATACTTACCACTAGAACTCACGATTCGTTCCAGATTACCTTGCTGTGGAGAAGAACCATAATCGCCATTAGGAGTAAACTCGTATAGATAAAAAGCAAAAACCTCTGGGGTCAATGTCACTGTGCTTCCATCCGGTCGCGTCAACGGAACAGAAACCAATTCAACTTCTACCTTAACA includes:
- a CDS encoding endonuclease III is translated as MNKKNKTSYISLKLKELYPSPPIPLRHKDPFTLLVAVVLSARCTDERVNKTTPALFALADNPYDMAKLKPEEVQEIIRPCGLSPQKSKGIVGLSKIIVKKHGGKVPQTFEDLEALPAVGHKTASVVMTQAFGKPAFPVDTHIIRLAKRWGLSQGKTPEKIEQDLKRQFPEESWHDLHLQMIYYGREHCTARGCDGTKCEICRYLKEHFE